The Streptomyces sp. NBC_00236 DNA window CTTGCCGGCAACGGAAACCGGGGCTGCGGCCTTTTCCGCGACGACCGACTGGACCGGCGCGGCGGAAGCCGATCCGGCCGCGATCAGGGGGAGCGCGAGAACCGCGCCGCCCGCGCTCACGGCGATGAGACCGCGGGTCAGGGGGGTGGACTTGGAACGACGGTGGTGACCCTTGATGGGCATGGCGCTTTTCCTCTCCGCCGCCTGCGAGGTGAGCTGTCGGGTTCGGACTGGAGATGTCCGGCCGCACATGGCGACTTCACCCCTAGCCGCTCCGGATTCCCGGAACGGCGGCAAACCTGGGTCCCCCGCTCCTGCCGTACGTGAGTGGTCGGGTTACCGGACGGCGGCAGGATTCGGCGTTCCGTCCGGATTGACGGTGACCGTAAGCGAGAAAGACCGGGCGGAACAAGCCCGGATTTCCTGATCACAATTGATTCGCAAGATCAATAAAAGGAAATGTGCGATGCCGGTCACATCCGGGCGGGTCAGTTTTCTTGGGGCGCCAGGGAACCGAAGTGTCTGGTTCCGCGTCAGGGGCGGGAAACGTGACGCTGGCCACTGCGCCCGAAACGGGCGATTTGCCCACCCGGAGAAGCCATGCCTCACGGAGGCGTGACGGGAGGGGCATTCTCAACCATTCCGGACAATCGCCTAATTAGGGCACTACGGGATGGACGTCGGCTGCGCGGCCACGCCGGCACGACTGCGCGGCACCACGACCGGTGAACCGTCGCCCGGGGCGGCGAGTACGTCCGCGTCGAGCGCGTACAGCTCCTTCACCAGCGCCTCGTCGACCGTCTCCCGGGGGGCGCCCGTGGCGATGACGCGGCCCCCCTTCATGGCGACGAGCAGATCGGCGTAGCGGGCCGCGGCAACGAGGTCGTGCTGGACCATGACGACGGTGCGACCGGTGGCCGCGACCTCGCGGACGAGTTCCAGGACCTCGACGGCGTGCCCGAGGTCGAGGGCGCTGGTCGGTTCGTCGAGCAGGACCACCGGGGTCTGCTGGGCCAGCACCATCGCGAGCCAGCAGCGCTGGCGCTGACCGCCGGACAGCCGGTCGACGCGCTCCCCGGCCAGCGCGGTGGTCCCGGTCGCGTCGAGTGCGTCGCGTACCGCCCGCTCGTCCTCGCGCGACCACTGGCGCAGCAGCCCCTGGTGCGGGCTGCGGCCGTAGCGCACCAGCCCGGCCACGGTGACCGCCTCGGGGGCGCGCGGCGACTGCGGCAGCAGCGCGACATGGTGGGCGGCCCTGCGACGGCCGGTCCTCCAGATGTCCGTGCCGCCGATCAGGACCGTGCCGGACTCGGGGCGGTGGAGCCGGGCGACGGTCCGCAGCAGGGTCGACTTCCCGCAGCCGTTGGGCCCCACGATCGCGACGACGTGTCCGGCGGGAACGGTGAGGTCGACGTTCTCGACGACGGGCCGGCCCGGATATCCGGCGTGCAGGCCACGGACTTCGAGGCCCGCCTTCGTACCGGTCGGATGCTCGGTCATGTGCGGCTCACGCCTTTCCGGCGGCCGGGTCGGGCCGCAGCAGTACCCACAGGAGGAAGGGGCCGCCGAGGACGCTGGTGACGACCCCGACGGGCAGTTCGACCGGCGCGGCGACACGCCCGATCGCATCGGCCGCGGCGATCAGCGCGGCCCCGGTCAGCGCCGACGCGGTGACCGGGACACGGGTGGGACCGGTCAGCCGCTGGGCGAGGATCGGCGCCGCCAGCGCGACGAAGGCGATGGGTCCGCCGACGCCGACCGCCGTGCCGGCCAGCAGGACGGCGAGAGCGAGCGCGACGGTACGGACCCGTCGCAGGTCGACGCCCAGGGAGCTCGCCACCTCGTCGCCGAAGCGCAGCAGTTGCAGCCGGTGCCCGGCGGCCAGCGAGAGCGGGACGAGGAACAGCAAGGCCACTGCCAAGGGCGTCCCGGCGTCCCAGTCGCGTCCGTTGAGGCTGCCCACGGCCCAGAGGAACACGCCGCCCGCCGTGTTGTCGTTCTCGCGCGACATGATCAGGTCGCTCACCGCGCCGATGAAGGTGGAGATGCCGATCCCGGTCACCAGCAGCCGGTATCCGGCGCTCCCCGCTCCTCCCGCGCACAGGACGACGAGGACGGCGGCGGCCACGGCTCCGACCGGGCCGAGCCACCAGTTGCCGACCATGCCGGTGGCGGATCCCGCGGCGGCGGCCACCACGGCAGCGGTGGCGCCTTCGTTGACCCCGACCAGGTCGGGTGTGGCGAGCCGGTTGCCGGCCAGGGTCTGGGTGAGACAGCCCGCGATACCGAGGGCGGCGCCGACCAGCAGACCGGTGAAGATCCGGGGGAGCCGGAAGTCGCGCACGATCATGACGGTTCCGGCATCGCCGGTTCCGAGGATTCCCGAAAGGGTCTGCGACAGGCTCATTCCGGTCGAACTCGCCATCACCGCCAGGGTGATGAGGAGGACCAGCAGTGGAAGGAGCAGCACGGCGGCGAACGCGCTGCGCCTCGGGAGGAGCCAGGAAAGCGTCCCGGTGCGGAGCACGACACTGTCGGGCGGGGTCACGTCCGTCGGGCAGGGACTCCCGCCATGGACGACCGGGGTCACTTCCTTGATGCCGGAACTCCCGCCATGGACGGCCGGGGTCACTTCCTTCGTGCCGGAACTCCCGCCGTGGACGGCCTGAGCCACGTCCTTCGTGCCGGAACTCCCGCCGCGGACCGCCGGGGTCACGTCCTTCATGCCGGAACCCCCGCCATGGACAGTCGCGAGGAGCGGGCGATCCACACGAGCAGGGGGCCGCCGACGAAGGCGAGCAGCACGCTGACCGGGGTCTCCCAGGGCCGGATCACGATCCGCGCGAGGATGTCCGCGACGATCATGATGTCGGCCGCGATGAGGGCGGACAGGACGAGGGCGGCGGTCATCCGCGCCCCGGCCAGGGCCCGCGCGGCGTACGGCGCGAACAGTCCCAGGAAGGCGATGGGTCCGGCCACGGCCACCGCGCATCCGGCGAGCAGCGAGACGGCCGCGGCGACGACGAGCCGGATCCGGCCGGGATGGTGGCCCAGGGACCGGGCCCCGTCGTCCCCGAGCCCGAGCGCCGCCAGCGGGCGCGCGCAGCCGAGCGCGGTGAGCAGACTCACCGCGATCAGGGGCAGGAGGGGTGCCAGGTCGGAGAGCTCGATGCCCGCGAGCGAACCGATCGTCCAGTAGCGGTAGGTGTCGAAGGTCGACTGGGTACCCAGCAGGACGTACGAGGTGAGGCCGTGAAAGGTGGCGCCGAGCGCCGATCCGGCCAGGACGAGCCGCAGCGGGGATCCACCGCCGCGCCCGGACGCGGCGAACAGGAGGACGGCCGCGCTCGCGACCATGCCTCCGGCCAGGGCCCACACCAGCAACGAGGAGGGTGAGTCCGCGCCGAAGAAGGTGAGGCCCAGCACCACGGCGAAGGCGGCTCCGGAGTTGACGCCGAGGAGCCCCGTCTCGGCGAGCGGGTTGCGGGTGGCGGCCTGCAGGAGGCAACCGGCCGTTCCCAGGCATGCCCCGACCAGGACCGCGGCGAGCGTGCGCGGCAGGCGTACGTCCACGACGGCCAGGCGCAGTTGTGCGTCCGCCCGTGCGGCCGGGTCGCCGACCAGGTAGTCCCAGGCGCCGCCCGCCGAACTCGACCCGGTGCCGATGAGCAGGGACAGCAGGACGAGGAGGGGCAGCAGGAGCACGAGACCGGTTGCCGCCCACACGGCCGCGCGCCCTTCCCGTGGCGGGGTTCCGGTGGGGCGGGACCCGGTGCCGGGCCGTCCCGTTTGCGCGATCGACATATGGTTAGCCTAACCTAAGTAAGCCGGGCGGCCGGCGGTGGGTCCCGAGGGCTCCTCCTGCCCTGAATCGGCGTCAATCGCCCTGCCCCGCCCCCGTTCGGTGCGGCGGAACACGCCGCCCCGAACGAACTCATCACTCGAACACAACGGAGATTCCAGGCCATGGCCCCGAATTCGACCTTCTCTTCCCGCGGTCTCGTCCGCCCCTCGGTGGCGGCCTCGCTGATCGGCATCTGTGCCGTGGCCCTGACCGCCTGCGGGTCCTCCGAGGCCTCGGACGGCGCTGCCGGCTCGGACTCCTCCAAGGCGTCGAGGACCACGCAGGTGACGGACGCGACCGGAACGTCGGTGAAGGTCCCCGCGACGCCCGAACGCGTCGTGGTCCTCAGCGAGATGGACCTGGACGCGGCCCTCGCGCTGGGCGTGAAGCCGGTGGGCCTGACCGCCGGCCGCGGCCAGAAGGGCGCCCCCGGCTACCTCACCGACCAGGCGAAGGGCATCCCCGTGGTGGGTGCGGTCACCGGCCCGGACATCGAGAAGGTCGTCCAGGCCAAGCCGGATGTGATCCTCGCCGGCCAGCTCGCCGACGAACAGGTCCTCCAGCAGTTGCGCAAGGTCGCTCCCACGGTCGTCACGATCGACGGCACCAAGGACTGGAAGAAGGCGCTGACCCTCACCGGCAAGGCGCTCGGCCGGGCCAACAACGCCGAGGCGTTCCTCGCCGACTACGACACCCGGGCCGCGGCCCTCAAGAAGGACCTGGGTGCGGAGGCGGGCAAGAGCGTGTCCGTCGCCCGCTATTCCGCCAAGGGCTCGGCCGTCATGCAGCAGGGCGTGTTCATCAGCGACGTCCTCGACGACCTGGGCTTCACCCGTCCCGGTATCCAGAACGAGAAGGGCGAGGGCCACTCCACGCCGATCAGCGACGAGAACCTCAAGGAGATCGACGGCGACTGGCTCTTCATCGGCACCTTGACCTCCACCGGATCGGACCAGGACCTCGTGGCCGAGCTGTCCAAAAAGCCCGCCTACAAGCAGCTCAAGGCCGTGAGCCGTGGGCAGTCGACCGTGATCGACGGCACGAAGTGGACGAGCCTGGGCGGCGCGCAGGCGGCCGTCTCGGTGCTCGACGACATCCGCAAGGCCATGGTCAAGTGAGTCCGGCCCCGGAACTCACCGGCCGGCTCGCCCTCGTGACGGGGGCGGGCCGCGGGATCGGCGAGGCCGTGGTGCGCGCCCTCGTCGAACGCGGTGCACGCGTCCTGGCCACCGATCTCGCTCCCGACGGTGTCACCGCGCTCGCCCGCGAGTACGGCGAGCGGGTCGCCGCCCGTGCGCTCGACGTCACGGACGCCACAGCCGTCGAGGCGCTCGTCGCCGAGGCGGAGGACACGCTCGGCCCCCTGGACATCGCGGTCAACGTCGCCGGTGTGCTGCGGTGTTCGCCGGTCGCCGAGCTGACGGACGAGGACTGGGCGGCCACCTTCGCCGTCAACACCGACGGGGTGTTCCACGTATCGCGGTCCGTGTCGCGCCGGATGGCCGGACGCGGAACGGGCAGCATCGTCACCGTCGCGTCCAACGCCGCGGGCATCCCCCGCACGAACATGGCCGCGTACGCGGCGTCGAAGGCCGCGGCCGTCATGTTCACCAAGTGCCTCGGCCTCGAACTGGCCCCCCTGGGCATCCGCTGCAACACCGTGTCGCCGGGCTCGACCCTCACCGACATGCAGCGCGGCATGTGGCCGGCCGGCGGCACCCAGGACGAGAAGGCCGCCGCCCAGCGGGTCATCGACGGGGACGGGGCGAGCTACCGCACCGGCATTCCGCTCGGCCGGATCGCCGACCCGTCCGACATCGCCGAGGCCGTCGCCTTCCTCGTGTCCGACCGCGCCCGCCACATCACCCTGCACGACCTCTACGTCGACGGCGGCGCCACGCTGCGGGCCTAAGGGCTGTCTTTCGTCTGGATCGGGCCGGGTTTTCGCGGGCCCGATCCACATCGAAGACGACCCTGACCCGCCCGCCAGAACCCTCCGACAGCGGATCGCAGCCCTCCCCCACTGGAGACAGGAAGACATGTCTGCCTCACTGCGCGTACCCACCGCCCCGCACCGGGCCACCCCCCGCATCTCCCCTCCCTCCTCCCCCTCACCCGGCGACGCGACCGCGCTGCTCGACGCCTACCGGCCCGGCACGGACCGCTTCCTCGCCTCGTCGCGCCAGACCCTGCTCGCCTCCGGCACCGCCGCCGAAGTACCGCACGATTCGCGGCCGTTGAGCGCCCGGGTGCATGAAGTGCTCGATGCCCGGCGGCGGGCCGGGGACCCGGCGCCGATCGTCGTGGGAGCGCTGCCCTTCAGCCCGGACGCCCCGCCCTCGCTGGCGGTCCCGCAGTCCGTGCGCCGGGCGTCGGCCCTGTGCGAGGACCCGCTCATCGCACTCCCCGGCCCCGCCACGGAACCCGGCACCTGGGAGACCCGCGAGGTCCCGGCGGCCGACGACTACGCCGCCTCGGTGGCAGCGGCCGTGCGGCGGATGCGTGCCGGGGAGTTCGACAAGGTCGTCCTCGCCCGCACCCTGGAGCTGACGTCCTCCCGCGACCTCGATCTGCCCGCCATGCTGCGCCGGCTCGCGCAGCACGATCCGAAGGGCTACACCTTCGCGGTTCCCAGCGGGCCCGGCCGCACCCTCGTCGGAGCCAGTCCCGAACTCCTGGTCGCCCGCTCCGGCAACGTGCTCACGGCCAACCCGCTGGCCGGGTCCGCGCCGCGCAGCAACGATCTGGCCGAGGACGTCCGGCGCGCGGCCACCTTGCTGGAGTCCCCCAAGGACCTGCACGAGCACGCCGTGGTCGTCGCCGCCGTCCGGGAGGCCCTGGCCCCGTTCTGCGTGAGCCTCGACGTGCCCGAACGCCCCACGCTCGTACGGACGGCAGCCATGTGGCACCTGTCGACGACCGTCACCGGCACGCTCGCGGACTCCGCCACCTCCTCCCTCGACCTCGCCTCGGCGCTGCACCCCACACCGGCGGTGTGCGGCACCCCGACCGACACGGCCCGCGCCGTCATCGCGGAGTCGGAACCCTTCGAGCGCGGCGCCTACACCGGCATGGTCGGCTGGCAGGACGCGGACGGGGACGGCGAGTGGGTCGTGACGATCCGCTGTGCGGAGGCCGAGGGCCGCTCGCTCCGGCTGTTCGCCGGCGCCGGCGTGGTGGCCGCCTCCTCGCCCGAGGCGGAGACCGCGGAGACCGGCGCCAAGTTCCGTACCTTCCTCAGCGCCGTGGGCGCAGCGCTGTGAGCGCCGCCCCGCAGGACGACGCGCCGACCTGGCCCGAGGGCTTCGCCGAGCGCTACCGTGCGGCCGGCCACTGGCGCGGTGAGACGTTCACAGGAGTGCTCCGGGCGCGCGCCGCCGCCCACCCCGACCGGGTGGCGGTCATCGACCCCGCGGACGGGCGCCGCACCCGGACGTACGGCGAACTGGACGAGCGGGCCGCCCGGCTGGCGGCGGGGTTCGCCGCGCGGGGCATCGTCAAGGGCGACCGGGTCGTCGTCCAGCTGCCGAACGTCGCCGAGTTCATCGAGGTGGTCTTCGCGCTCTTCCGGATCGGTGCGCTGCCCGTCTTCGCCCTGCCCGCCCACCGGGAGACGGAGATCGGCTACTTCTGCTCGTTCACCGGGGCCGTCGCCTATGTGATCCCTGACCGCCACGCCGGCTTCGACCACCGGGAACTGGCGACCGCGGTGCGGGAGCGGACCCCCGGCCTGCGGCACGTGTTCGTCGTCGGTGACCCCGGCGAGCACACCGCGCTGTCCGACGTGCCGTGCGAGGAGTCCGGTCCGGTCGACGGGCCCGAGCCGCACGACCTGGCCTTCCTCCAGCTCTCGGGCGGCACGACGGGAGTGCCGAAACTCATCCCCCGTACGCACGACGACTACATCTACTCGCTGCGCGGCTCCAACGAGATCTGCGGTGTCGACGAGGACACCCGCTTCCTCGTCGTGCTGCCGGCCGCGCACAACTTCCCGATGAGTTCGCCGGGCTGGCTGGGTGCGCTGTACGCGGGCGGCACGGTCGTCCTGTGTCCGCGGCCCGATCCGGCGACTGCCTTCCCGCTCGTGGAGCGGGAGCGGGTCACCATGACGGGCGTGGTGCCTCCGCTCGCCCTGGTGTGGACCGAGGCGGCGCCGGACACGGAGCACGACCTGTCCAGCCTGGAGCTGGTCCTCGTCGGAGGCGCCAAGTACAGCGAGGCTGCGGCCCGGCGCCTGGAGCCCGCGCTCGGCTGCCGGCTCATGCAGGTCTTCGGGATGGCCGAGGGCCTCGTCAACTACACCCGGCTGGACGACGACCCGGAGACCGTGGTCACCACACAGGGCCGGCCGATCTCCGATGACGACGAGATCCGGATCGTGGACGACGCCGGACAGGACGTGGCAGAGGGCGCCTACGGGCATCTGCTGACCCGTGGCCCGTACACGATCCGCGGCTACTGGCGCGCCCCCGAGCACAACAGGACGGCTTTCACCGAGGACGGCTTCTACCGCACGGGCGACATCGTGCGCCGCACCCCGGACGGAAGTCTCGTGGTCGAGGGGCGGGCGAAGGACCAGATCAACCGGGGCGGCGAGAAGGTCGCGCCGGAGGAGATCGAGAACATCATCCTCGCCCATCCCGCCGTGCACGACGTGTCGGTGGTCGGCGTCGCGGACGCGTTCCTCGGTGAGCGCACCCTCGCGTACGTGATCCTGCGCGAGGACGCCCCGTCGCTGAGGCCGGTGGCCGTGAAACGGCATGTGCGCGAGCGCGGTGTCGCCGCGTACAAGGTTCCCGACCTGGTCGAGTTCGTCGACGTCTTCCCGCAGACCGGAATCGGCAAGGTCAGCAAGAAGGGGCTGCGCTCGGGGACCGTTCCGCCACCCGGCGCCGCCCCCGCCGAACAGCACCGAGCCCGCACCGCGCGGCACTGAAAGGCTTCCCCCATGGCACTTCCCGCCATCGCTCCCTATCCCCTGCCCGGCGCGGACGACCTCCCCGCGAACCGCGTCGCGTGGACCGTCGACCCCGCACGCGCCGTGCTCCTCGTCCACGACCTCCAGAACCACTTCCTCGGTGCGTACCGCTCCGGCGAACAGCCGCTGACCGGCATGCTCGGCAACACGGCCCGCATCATCGGCGAATGCCGCGCCGCCGGCGTCCCGGTGGTCTACTCGGCGCAGCGCGGCGGCCAGACCGCCGAGGAACGCGGTCTGCAGCTCGACTTCTGGGGGCCCGGCGCGGCCGATGACGCCGAGGCCCTCGCCATGCCGGAGTCCGTCGCACCGGCTGCCGGTGACACGGTGCTCACCAAGTGGAAGTACAGCGCGTTCGTCCGGACCGAACTCGAGTCCCTGATCCGGGGGTCGGGCCGCGACCAGCTCGTGATCACCGGTGTGTACGCGCACATCGGCGTGCTGATGAGTGCCGCCGACGCATGGATGCGGGACATCCAGGCGTTCGTCGTGGCCGACGCGGTCGCCGACTTCTCGCGCGCGGACCACGACATGGCGCTGCGCTGGGCGGCGGGCCGCTGCGCGGTCGTGACCACCACCGACGCCCTTCTGAAGGAGATCTGAGCACCATGGCCCTCACCCTGGAGCAGATCCGCAGCGACATCGCCGAGTCCCTGGGCGAGGACCCCGCGGACATCCCCCTCGACGAGAACCTGCTCGACCACGGGCTCGACTCGATCCGCATCATGGCGCTGCTCGGCGGGTGGCGTCGCGATCACGATGTGCGCGCCGACTTCGCCGATCTCGCCGAACAGCCCTCCGTAGAGGCCTGGGCCCCGCTGCTGGGGGTCTCATGACGGTCCTGCTGGCCGGCACCGTCGGCATCGCACCGGAGGGGCCGGACACCGTACTGCCGCTGACCGCCGCCCAGTCGGGCATGTGGTACGCGCAGTCGCTCGATCCCCTCAGTCCGGCTCAGAACACTGCGGAGTGCCTGGAGATCGACGGACCGCTCGACCAGGAGCTGTTCGCCGCGGCCCTCCGGCAGGTCGTCGCCGAGACGGACGCGCTGCGCGTCCGGGTCGAGGACGGGCCGGAGGGGCCGCGGCAGACCGTCGCGGCCTCGGTGGAGCTGCCGCTCACCGTGCACGATCTGCGGGACGCGCCCGACGCGGAAGGGCAGGCGGAGGCGTGGATGCGCGCCGACCTCGCCGAGCCCTGCGATCTCGCGGCGGGCCCGTTGTTCCGCCACGCACTGTTCCGGGTCGGCCGGGAGCGCTGGCTCTGGTACCAGCGGATCCATCACCTCGTCATGGACGGCTTCGGCTACTCGCTGCTCGTCCGGCGCACGGCCGAGGTGTACTCGGCGCTCGTCGGGGGCCAGGACCCCTGGCCCCGGACGTTCGGGACGCTCGCCGGCCTCGTCGCGCAGGACGCCGCCTACCGGTCGTCGGAGGCGTTCGCGGCGGACCGCGCCCACTGGTCCGACGCCTTCGCCGACCGGCCGGAGGCACCCCGTCTGGCGGGTCGCGGCGCGCTGCCGTCGCGTACGTTCCTGCGCCGCACCGCCCACCTCGGTCCCGAGGCGACCGACCGGGTGCGGGAGCTCGCTACGCAACTCCGCGCCACCTGGCCGGAGGTGCTGATCGCCGCGCAGGCCCTCTACACCTCACGGGCGACCGCCCGCTCCGAGGTGGTGCTCGGGCTGCCCATGATGGGCCGGGTGGGATCGGTGGCCCTTCGGGTGCCGGGCATGGTGATGAACGTGCTGCCGCTCCGGGTCACCGTCACCCCCGGCGCGAGCTTCGCCGGACTGGTGCGCCAGGTCGTACTGGGTGTCCGCGCGGTCCGCCGCCATCAGCGCTACCGCTACGAGGACATCCGCCGCGACCTGCGGCTGCTCGGCGAGAACCGGGGCCTGGTGGGCCCTCTCGTCAACGTGATGCCCTTCGACTACGACGTCGACTTCGCGGGTACGCGGGCCCGGGCCCGCAACCTGTCCGCGGGCTCGGTCGACGACCTGACCGTCAACATCTACGACCGCGCGGACGGCCGCGGGCTGCGCATCGACCACGACGGCAATCCGGCCCTGTACGACGAGGACGCCCTCGCCGCCCATCAGGAGCGCTTCCTGCACCTCGTGGAACGGCTGACCGCCGAGGACCCGCACGCGGCGCTCGCGGCGCACGGAATCGCGACGCCTGCCGAACACGCGCTGGTCGTAGAGCAGTTCAACCGAACGGACCGCGCACTGCCGCCGACGACGCTCATCGGCCCGATCGAGGCGCAGGTCGCCCGCACTCCGGACGCGACCGCGCTCGTCTACCGGGACGTCTCCCTCACCTACGCGGAGCTGAACACCCGCGCCAACCGCCTGGCCCGCCACCTGCGGACCCTCGGCGCCCGGCCGGGTGCCGTGGTGGCGGTGGCGGTGCCGCGCTCGGTGGAGCTGGTCGTCTCGCTCCTCGCGGTACTGAAGGCGGGGGCCGCCTGTCTGCCGCTCGACCCGGAGTACCCGGCGGAGCGCATCACCTACATGCTGACGGACGCGGCTCCCGTCTGCGTGATCACCGACCGGGCGGACCGTCTCGCCGACGACACGACGACGGTCAGGGTCGTCCTGAACGGCCTCGACGTCTCCGGGTACCCGTGGTGCGATCCGTCGCGCCCGCTGACACCCGCGCATCCGGCGTACGTCATCTACACCTCGGGGTCCACCGGACGTCCGAAGGGCGTCGTCGTGTCGCACGGCGCGATCGACAACCGGCTGCGCTGGATGCAGGACGCCTACGCGCTGACGACGGACGACCGGGTGCTGCAGAAGACGCCCTCGTCGTTCGACGTGTCCGTGTGGGAGTTCTTCTGGCCGCTGCGCGAGGGCGCGGCGC harbors:
- a CDS encoding ABC transporter ATP-binding protein; translation: MTEHPTGTKAGLEVRGLHAGYPGRPVVENVDLTVPAGHVVAIVGPNGCGKSTLLRTVARLHRPESGTVLIGGTDIWRTGRRRAAHHVALLPQSPRAPEAVTVAGLVRYGRSPHQGLLRQWSREDERAVRDALDATGTTALAGERVDRLSGGQRQRCWLAMVLAQQTPVVLLDEPTSALDLGHAVEVLELVREVAATGRTVVMVQHDLVAAARYADLLVAMKGGRVIATGAPRETVDEALVKELYALDADVLAAPGDGSPVVVPRSRAGVAAQPTSIP
- a CDS encoding phosphopantetheine-binding protein; protein product: MALTLEQIRSDIAESLGEDPADIPLDENLLDHGLDSIRIMALLGGWRRDHDVRADFADLAEQPSVEAWAPLLGVS
- the dhbC gene encoding isochorismate synthase DhbC, whose product is MSASLRVPTAPHRATPRISPPSSPSPGDATALLDAYRPGTDRFLASSRQTLLASGTAAEVPHDSRPLSARVHEVLDARRRAGDPAPIVVGALPFSPDAPPSLAVPQSVRRASALCEDPLIALPGPATEPGTWETREVPAADDYAASVAAAVRRMRAGEFDKVVLARTLELTSSRDLDLPAMLRRLAQHDPKGYTFAVPSGPGRTLVGASPELLVARSGNVLTANPLAGSAPRSNDLAEDVRRAATLLESPKDLHEHAVVVAAVREALAPFCVSLDVPERPTLVRTAAMWHLSTTVTGTLADSATSSLDLASALHPTPAVCGTPTDTARAVIAESEPFERGAYTGMVGWQDADGDGEWVVTIRCAEAEGRSLRLFAGAGVVAASSPEAETAETGAKFRTFLSAVGAAL
- a CDS encoding FecCD family ABC transporter permease, which translates into the protein MSIAQTGRPGTGSRPTGTPPREGRAAVWAATGLVLLLPLLVLLSLLIGTGSSSAGGAWDYLVGDPAARADAQLRLAVVDVRLPRTLAAVLVGACLGTAGCLLQAATRNPLAETGLLGVNSGAAFAVVLGLTFFGADSPSSLLVWALAGGMVASAAVLLFAASGRGGGSPLRLVLAGSALGATFHGLTSYVLLGTQSTFDTYRYWTIGSLAGIELSDLAPLLPLIAVSLLTALGCARPLAALGLGDDGARSLGHHPGRIRLVVAAAVSLLAGCAVAVAGPIAFLGLFAPYAARALAGARMTAALVLSALIAADIMIVADILARIVIRPWETPVSVLLAFVGGPLLVWIARSSRLSMAGVPA
- a CDS encoding ABC transporter substrate-binding protein, with translation MAPNSTFSSRGLVRPSVAASLIGICAVALTACGSSEASDGAAGSDSSKASRTTQVTDATGTSVKVPATPERVVVLSEMDLDAALALGVKPVGLTAGRGQKGAPGYLTDQAKGIPVVGAVTGPDIEKVVQAKPDVILAGQLADEQVLQQLRKVAPTVVTIDGTKDWKKALTLTGKALGRANNAEAFLADYDTRAAALKKDLGAEAGKSVSVARYSAKGSAVMQQGVFISDVLDDLGFTRPGIQNEKGEGHSTPISDENLKEIDGDWLFIGTLTSTGSDQDLVAELSKKPAYKQLKAVSRGQSTVIDGTKWTSLGGAQAAVSVLDDIRKAMVK
- a CDS encoding (2,3-dihydroxybenzoyl)adenylate synthase; this translates as MSAAPQDDAPTWPEGFAERYRAAGHWRGETFTGVLRARAAAHPDRVAVIDPADGRRTRTYGELDERAARLAAGFAARGIVKGDRVVVQLPNVAEFIEVVFALFRIGALPVFALPAHRETEIGYFCSFTGAVAYVIPDRHAGFDHRELATAVRERTPGLRHVFVVGDPGEHTALSDVPCEESGPVDGPEPHDLAFLQLSGGTTGVPKLIPRTHDDYIYSLRGSNEICGVDEDTRFLVVLPAAHNFPMSSPGWLGALYAGGTVVLCPRPDPATAFPLVERERVTMTGVVPPLALVWTEAAPDTEHDLSSLELVLVGGAKYSEAAARRLEPALGCRLMQVFGMAEGLVNYTRLDDDPETVVTTQGRPISDDDEIRIVDDAGQDVAEGAYGHLLTRGPYTIRGYWRAPEHNRTAFTEDGFYRTGDIVRRTPDGSLVVEGRAKDQINRGGEKVAPEEIENIILAHPAVHDVSVVGVADAFLGERTLAYVILREDAPSLRPVAVKRHVRERGVAAYKVPDLVEFVDVFPQTGIGKVSKKGLRSGTVPPPGAAPAEQHRARTARH
- a CDS encoding FecCD family ABC transporter permease, producing the protein MKDVTPAVRGGSSGTKDVAQAVHGGSSGTKEVTPAVHGGSSGIKEVTPVVHGGSPCPTDVTPPDSVVLRTGTLSWLLPRRSAFAAVLLLPLLVLLITLAVMASSTGMSLSQTLSGILGTGDAGTVMIVRDFRLPRIFTGLLVGAALGIAGCLTQTLAGNRLATPDLVGVNEGATAAVVAAAAGSATGMVGNWWLGPVGAVAAAVLVVLCAGGAGSAGYRLLVTGIGISTFIGAVSDLIMSRENDNTAGGVFLWAVGSLNGRDWDAGTPLAVALLFLVPLSLAAGHRLQLLRFGDEVASSLGVDLRRVRTVALALAVLLAGTAVGVGGPIAFVALAAPILAQRLTGPTRVPVTASALTGAALIAAADAIGRVAAPVELPVGVVTSVLGGPFLLWVLLRPDPAAGKA
- a CDS encoding isochorismatase family protein, translated to MALPAIAPYPLPGADDLPANRVAWTVDPARAVLLVHDLQNHFLGAYRSGEQPLTGMLGNTARIIGECRAAGVPVVYSAQRGGQTAEERGLQLDFWGPGAADDAEALAMPESVAPAAGDTVLTKWKYSAFVRTELESLIRGSGRDQLVITGVYAHIGVLMSAADAWMRDIQAFVVADAVADFSRADHDMALRWAAGRCAVVTTTDALLKEI
- a CDS encoding 2,3-dihydro-2,3-dihydroxybenzoate dehydrogenase, which codes for MSPAPELTGRLALVTGAGRGIGEAVVRALVERGARVLATDLAPDGVTALAREYGERVAARALDVTDATAVEALVAEAEDTLGPLDIAVNVAGVLRCSPVAELTDEDWAATFAVNTDGVFHVSRSVSRRMAGRGTGSIVTVASNAAGIPRTNMAAYAASKAAAVMFTKCLGLELAPLGIRCNTVSPGSTLTDMQRGMWPAGGTQDEKAAAQRVIDGDGASYRTGIPLGRIADPSDIAEAVAFLVSDRARHITLHDLYVDGGATLRA